The stretch of DNA GCCTGGTGTCCATGGGTATCGTTGAATGTCTTGAAATGGTCTATGTCCAGCAGAATCAGTGATGCCGGACGACCACTTCTTTGGCTACGCTGGAACTCCAGCTTCAGACACTCCTCCCAATAAGCACGGTTATAGAGCTTGGTCAGACCGTCTGTGCGGCTGACAAGTCGTAACGATTCATTAGCAGACTCCAGTTCCTTTTTTCGCGTCGCAATCTCGGTGACGTCATACACCAACAGGCAGACCTGATTTACAGTCTTGTCGAGGCCGTGAAGCGGGATAAACGTAATATTCTGATACATCTTCGCCGAGTGGCCCGTCATGGGTCGGGTGCTTTTGAAGTTGAATAACCGTGGGTGTTCCTCCCAGGTGCAGAAAGTCCGGCTCTGGAGTTTGAAAACTGATTCAATCTTGCGTTTCAGCCAGGCCTGGGGCAAATCCGGGAATAGCTCAAACAGATTTCGATTGCGGGCATCACTGGTCGAAATGCCACTGTGGTTTTCCATAAAGCTGTTCCATAGCTGGATATTATGATCGCGATCCAGCAGGATCAGGCCGTTGTCCAGAGTCTGCAATAATTGCATGATCAGATGCAGGCGTTGCATGCCATCGGCCGGATTGTCGGTTATCGAATCAATATCTGGCATGAGAGGCCTCAGTCTTTGCCGGTGTTTATCAGTTCCACACGTGATCGTAGTGCCGGAACTGAATCTTCGGTCAGGACCAGCAACAAATGGCAATCAAAAGCAGGATTTTGCAGATAATAGGTAATATTGACAGCCAGTACAGTCTGGTTGTTGTTGTCGCAGTCGAGCAATTCATTACATCGTTGATGATGACCCAGAATGGCCGGGTAGCTGTGGTTGAAGTCGATATCCAGTTGTTGGCTGATGCCTTTGAGACAAGAGCCGACCAGTAACTCTGACAGGTCAGTCAGAATCCCGGCATGTGAGTCGGCGCCAGCGGGCAAATCGAAGGCGACCAGTTGTTTGAGGTCCATGATATGCGATGACTCGAGCAGAACAATGCCCTCGCCGGCAATGCCGTTGCCGCTGAAGCCGTGAGATACCGCGCTCAGATGATCACCTTCAGCATAGGCAAGATGGTGATCAATTTCGCTGTACGAGGTCATAAAGACCTCCGGCACAGGTAATTGAATAAACGTGCCCAGTAATTCGCCGAGGTGACTGCCGGCCTGTCCCATGGCTACGTTGATAACCTCTCGGAAGGACTCCAGAAAATCCAGCCCTTCTTCTTCAAACACATCATATGGGCGGGTCTGGACGGATTTGGGGCGCTGAGGATCATAGATGCCATAGCGTTGCAAAATGTCGGTGACCTGTTCGCGGGACACCGGTTTGCGGATGAAATCCAGTGCGCCTTTTGACATCACTCGTTGTCTGGCTTCAGCCTGAACGTCGCCAGAAACTACCAGCACCATGGTTGGCAGGTCTTCGGTGCGGATAATGTCCAGCACCTCATACCCATTCATGACCGGCATATTCAAATCAAGAAACAGCAAATCGGCCTTGCCCTGTCTGATCAGGTCAATGGCTTCCGCACCATTTTCAGCAAAGTACAGATCAACATCCCAGTTTTCCGGCAATGAGCGCGCCATCTGGCGGCGCGCGAGACGCGAGTCGTCGCAAATTAAAACGGGTAGGGTCATACGCTTCGCTCATCCATGGCTGAAAGACAGCATACTGTAACACATCGTGACAATTGCAGCAGCAGACAGCGATGCAAAACAGTGAGTATACTGCGCTCCCCGCGATCACCTCACAACAAGATGCAATTATGTTTGCCAAAATAAAAACCAGTCTGCAGCTGTTTCGTCAGGCATTGGTTGGCAGTGCGACAATAAATTACACCCAGGGCTCCATAGGCCGGGCGACTTTTCTGTTGTCCGTGCCGATGATTCTGGAAATGGCGATGGAGTCGGTATTTGCAATTGTCGATATATTTTTTGTTGCAGGTCTCGGTGCCGAA from Pseudohongiella spirulinae encodes:
- a CDS encoding response regulator, whose translation is MTLPVLICDDSRLARRQMARSLPENWDVDLYFAENGAEAIDLIRQGKADLLFLDLNMPVMNGYEVLDIIRTEDLPTMVLVVSGDVQAEARQRVMSKGALDFIRKPVSREQVTDILQRYGIYDPQRPKSVQTRPYDVFEEEGLDFLESFREVINVAMGQAGSHLGELLGTFIQLPVPEVFMTSYSEIDHHLAYAEGDHLSAVSHGFSGNGIAGEGIVLLESSHIMDLKQLVAFDLPAGADSHAGILTDLSELLVGSCLKGISQQLDIDFNHSYPAILGHHQRCNELLDCDNNNQTVLAVNITYYLQNPAFDCHLLLVLTEDSVPALRSRVELINTGKD
- a CDS encoding diguanylate cyclase encodes the protein MPDIDSITDNPADGMQRLHLIMQLLQTLDNGLILLDRDHNIQLWNSFMENHSGISTSDARNRNLFELFPDLPQAWLKRKIESVFKLQSRTFCTWEEHPRLFNFKSTRPMTGHSAKMYQNITFIPLHGLDKTVNQVCLLVYDVTEIATRKKELESANESLRLVSRTDGLTKLYNRAYWEECLKLEFQRSQRSGRPASLILLDIDHFKTFNDTHGHQAGDQALRMVGQLLQKFRRATDTAGRYGGEEFGIILPETTVEQAKIFAERLRLKIATSDVIWDGESLALSISIGISALQADMNTHQDWIEASDNALYQSKAAGRNRVSVAGDSAE